Genomic segment of Sphingomicrobium marinum:
AGGAATTGGGGATCAGCGACGCGGTCGATTACCAACTGGTCGATTATCGCCTGCTCGAAGGACAGTTCGACCGCATCGTGTCAGTGGGTATGTTCGAACATGTCGGCGAAGCGCATTATGACGAATTCTACCGCGCCTGCCGCCGCCTGATGAAGGACGATGGGGTGATGCTGCTGCACACGATCGGCCGTTTTGCCGAGGCCGCGGCGCCCGATCCCTTCACCGACAAATATATCTTCCCGGGATATCATATCCCGTCACTGTCGCAGATGTGCGAAGCGAGCGAGAAAGCGCGGCTGATCCCGAGCGATGTCGAGTGTTTGCGGCTCCATTACGCCTATACGCTGCGCCATTGGCTTGAGCGGGTCGAGAAGGAGAAGGATGCCATCGTCGCGCTCTATGACGAGCGCTTTTACCGCATGTGGACCTATTATCTCGCCGGCGGGGTCGTGATGTTCGAGGATGGTGGTTGCTGCAATTACCAGGTGCAGTATCTCAAGGATCGCCGCGCGGTGCCGATCACGCGCGACTATATGCTGGAAACCGAGGCGCGCTACCGCGCCATCTCATGAACGCTAGCGATAGACCCAGAGGCGGTGGGCGGCAAAGGTCAGCCACGGCGTGACCAGCACGATGGGCACGGTGGACCACCAGACGGGGCCATCCAGTTCCTTGACCAGCCACCACACCCAGAACTGGTTGAGCAGGAAACCTGCCACGTTGACCACGGCGAAGCGCGCGCCGCGGACATGCGGCCGATCGCGACCGCCATGCCCGGCAAAGCTGTAACGCCCATGGACGAGGTAGCTGATGCCCGTGAACACGACGAACACGATCGCCAGCGCCAGGTTGGGATCGACACCGCCGAAGGTGGCGACCGCCCAATAGGTGGCGGCGAAGGCGAGGGTGATCAGCCCGCCCGCCACGCCGTAGCGCACGATCTGCCCGGTCATTGGGGATTGCTTGAGCCTGTCCAGCATGCGGCCACTCATGCACGACTGTGCGCCGGCGACAAGTCTGTGCTTGTTCGCCAAGCCCCGGCGCGGCTAGCGTGCGCAGCGGGGGTACGATGTTCGACAAAGTGAAAACGGTCATTGCGGAGCGCTGGATCGAGGGCGTCGTGCTGGCCTGGCTCGTCATCGCGGCGCTTCTGCTGGCGCAGCGCATCGGGATGGTCGAGCACTTCTTCCTGACCGACACGGACGATAATCTCAGGATGGCGCAGGTGCGCGCCTGGCTTGACGGGCAAGCTTGGTACGACCTGCGGCAGTACCGACTGGCACCGCCGGGCGGGTATGACATCCACTGGTCGCGTTTGGTGGACCTGCCGATCGCCGGACTGATCCTGCTGCTGACGCCCGTCCTGGGCAGCGGCGAGGCCGAGCGCTGGGCAGCGGCGCTGGCGCCCTTCATCCCGCTTTGCCTCACGCTATTCGCGCTGGCGCTGGTGGCGCGGCGCGTGATCGCACCGGCGGCCTGGCCGCTGGTCATGTTCGGGCTGATGTTTTCGAGCATCGCCATCGGCATGTTCTTCCCGCTGCGCATCGATCACCATGGCTGGCAGATCGCCATGGTCAGCTGGGTCATGGCGGGGCTGGTCGACCCCCAGCGCCGCCGCGGCGGCGTGATCGCGGGGCTTGCTACTGCGCTCTCGCTCGTGATCGGTCTCGAAATGCTGGTGTTCCTGGCGCTGCTTGGCTGCGGCGTGGTGCTCGGCTGGGTGGCGCGTCCTGAAGAGCGCGAGCGACTGGCGGGCTATGCAGTCTCGCTCGGCGGTGCGGGTGCCTTGGGATTCGTGATCTTCGCCTCGGAGGCGAACCAGAGCCTGCGCTGCGACGCGTTTACGCCGGTTTGGCTTGCCGACATATTGATCGCGGGGGCGCTGGCGCTGCTGCTGGCGTGGCGCAATCCGGTGCGCTGGCAGACGCGGCTTGCGTTTGCAGCGCTGGCCGGCGGCGTGCTGGCGGCTTTCCATGCGCTCGCCTTTCCGGCTTGCCTGTCGCGCCTCGAGGGCGTGCCGCCCGATGTGGCGGCGCTGTGGCTCGACCGGGTCAACGAAGCGCGCTCCATTCTCACGCACAGCCCCAGCCTGCAGCTGCGCACCTTCTCGGTGATCCTGGCAGGGCTCATCGGCTACGGACTGCTGATCGCGTCGGCGCGCAGCGATGTGGAGCGGATGCGCAAGGCGCTGCTGCTAAGCGTGCCCGCCCTCTTTTCGACAGCATTGTTGTTCTGGCAACTGCGCGCCGCTCCCGCCGCCCAGTTGTTCGCGATCCCGGGCGCCGCGGCGCTGATCTGGCTGGCGATGCCCAAATTCTGGAACTCCGGGAACGTGATCGTACGCACGCTGGGTGTGTCGGCGCTGTTCTCGGTCGGGATCGGGGCTCTGCCGCAGGTCATCGGGCAATATATGCCCAAGAATGCGGTCGAGAAAGC
This window contains:
- a CDS encoding AcrB/AcrD/AcrF family protein → MKTVIAERWIEGVVLAWLVIAALLLAQRIGMVEHFFLTDTDDNLRMAQVRAWLDGQAWYDLRQYRLAPPGGYDIHWSRLVDLPIAGLILLLTPVLGSGEAERWAAALAPFIPLCLTLFALALVARRVIAPAAWPLVMFGLMFSSIAIGMFFPLRIDHHGWQIAMVSWVMAGLVDPQRRRGGVIAGLATALSLVIGLEMLVFLALLGCGVVLGWVARPEERERLAGYAVSLGGAGALGFVIFASEANQSLRCDAFTPVWLADILIAGALALLLAWRNPVRWQTRLAFAALAGGVLAAFHALAFPACLSRLEGVPPDVAALWLDRVNEARSILTHSPSLQLRTFSVILAGLIGYGLLIASARSDVERMRKALLLSVPALFSTALLFWQLRAAPAAQLFAIPGAAALIWLAMPKFWNSGNVIVRTLGVSALFSVGIGALPQVIGQYMPKNAVEKARATTPPTSLSCNAPSSLRMLNAAEPGVMFAHIDLGPKILVQTHHDATSGPYHRGWREIGVMMRTWQAEPEEARAAIEQRADYLLICDDARYSRRTAQQRRLANSLKREVPGWLEPVELPERAPFRLYRVRAPENSSPDRR
- a CDS encoding GtrA family protein, whose protein sequence is MTGQIVRYGVAGGLITLAFAATYWAVATFGGVDPNLALAIVFVVFTGISYLVHGRYSFAGHGGRDRPHVRGARFAVVNVAGFLLNQFWVWWLVKELDGPVWWSTVPIVLVTPWLTFAAHRLWVYR